A genomic segment from ANME-2 cluster archaeon encodes:
- a CDS encoding methylated-DNA--[protein]-cysteine S-methyltransferase, with the protein MGENVDFSSYDVDLSGFTPFQQEVLTATRSVPWGTCITYSRLASMAGRPKAVRSVGNALGSNRVPVIIPCHRIVSKHGPGGYSLGIGLKLELLRLESIEF; encoded by the coding sequence ATGGGGGAGAACGTAGATTTTTCATCCTATGATGTGGACCTGTCAGGTTTTACACCGTTCCAGCAGGAAGTGCTTACTGCCACCAGGTCCGTTCCCTGGGGTACTTGTATTACCTATTCCCGGCTTGCCAGTATGGCAGGCAGGCCAAAAGCAGTAAGGTCAGTGGGAAATGCCCTTGGGTCGAACAGGGTGCCTGTAATTATCCCATGTCACCGCATAGTCTCAAAACACGGGCCTGGCGGCTATTCCCTGGGAATAGGACTTAAACTGGAACTGTTGAGGCTGGAATCTATCGAATTCTGA